The sequence CCCTAGCCCCATTTTATGAATTCCGGCTCGGCCAATTCTGTCGGGAGTATCTAAACGAAAATGGAAATTGGATTTTTTACCTTTCGGGTGATATTCTTTATATACCTCCTGATGGTAAGTCTCTTGGTACACCAATACGGAATGTACGCCTTCCTCATGAAGAAGTCTATATTCATTTTCCTCCAAAGGCTGTACTTCAATAGAAATATTGGAAAAATGGGGTTTCAGTAGACGAACGGCATTCTGAAAATAAGGAACACCTACTATTTTATTGGCTTCCCCACTCACCAGAAGAACATGATTCACTCTCATCGACTTTAAAACCGAAGATTCAATCATCAGCTCTGTATTAGAAAGTGTTTTTCTCTTGAGATTGTTATCCAGACTGAATCCGCAGTACGTACAGATATTCTGACATTCGTTGCTCAGATACAACGGAGCATACAACTGAATGGTCTTCCCAAAACGTTTCTGAGTAAGAGCTCTTGTCATAGTAGCCATAAGTTCCAACTCTTGTGAAGCTGCCGGTGAAAGCAGGTTCAGAAAGTCATCCAATGTTTTATGTCTTTTCTGGAGACTGTTTCGAACCTCGAAGATTGTTACTTTTTCAAGTCTGCCTTTTATCTCATCCCATTGGTACTCCTCGAAAACCTCCTTAAAACTATTCATTATTCTGATTTTTATTCAAACAAAAACGAAGTTAATGGGCTTGATGCTTCAGCATGATTTGCTATTGCTCCCAATCCTGATTCAAAAGCTCTTCTTCCGGCAATCACCCCTTCTTTAAAAGCTATGGCCATGTTCACCGGATTTCTTGCCACTGCAATGGCTGTATTCACAAGAACAGCATCTGCCCCCATTTCCATTGCTTTTGCGGCTTCCGATGGAGCGCCTATTCCCGCATCTACCACCACAGGAACCTTGCTTTGGCTGATGATAATTTCTAAAAAATCTAATGTTCTCAATCCTTTATTCGTTCCAATAGGTGCTCCCAAAGGCATTACTACGGCTGTTCCCGCATCTTCAAGACGTTTACATAAAACAGGGTCAGCATGAATGTAAGGCATCACCACAAAACCTAATTTTGCCAATTCTTCGGTTGCATAAAGTGTTTCAATAGGATCCGGCAATAAATATTTCGGATCCGGATGAATTTCCAGCTTTACCCAGTTCGTTTCTAAAGCTTCTCTGGCTAATTGTGCTGCTAAAACGGCTTCTTTTGCTGTTCTGGCTCCTGAAGTATTGGGCAAAAGATGAACATTTGTGCCTTTTAATGAGCCCAGAAGCTCATCTTCTTGTGATTGGGCATCAATTCTCTTTAAAGCCATCGTAACCATATTGGATTCTGATGCCACCACAGAGGCTGCCATATCTTCAAGACTTCCGAATTTTCCTGTTCCTAAAAATAATCTCGATTCAAAAGTTCTGTCTGCTATTATTAATTTTTGATTATGCATATATCATTGCTTTTTTAAATTCATTAACGAGAGCCGGTTCATTCGTAATCTGACCAGAAACCGCTACTCCATAAATTCCGATCTTTTGTAATTGTTGAATGTCTTTGAGATGAACTCCTCCAATGGCAAATATCTTGGGAATCACAATCGATTTTTCACCAAGCTGGTCTATAATTTCCTGATAACCTTCAAATCCAAGAATAGGGCTGAGCTTTTCTTTTGTAGAAGTGAATCTTAATGGGCCCAAACCAATATAATCACATGATTCATTCATTCTTTGAAGGACATCTGAAATGGTATTGGCTGTTCCACCAATGATCTTATTTTCACCCAGAACTAGTCTCGCTTTCTGAATAGAACCATCATCTAACCCTAAATGAACCCCATCCGCATCTATTGTCTTCACCAGCTGTACATGATCATTGATAATGCAAATTGATTGATATTCTGAACAAAGTTGCTTTGAAGTTTCACAAAGGTCTATTAATTCATTTTCAGGTGCATTTTTCCAACGGATTTGCACCCATTTTATCCCGTTATCTAAAGCTTTACGAATATTCTGCTCCTGCTCCTGCTTTGTATATCCTTGTGATATGTATTGTAATTTTTCCATATTGACTATGAATGTCTTCCCAATAAAGAGGGATTGCTTTTTAAAAATTGTTCGGTATATAATTCTCATTTTTTACAGGCTGTTTCCAGAATTTCATCTTTTGCAAACTCTCCTGCAATGGCTGAGGATAAGCCTCATACTGAAGCAGGCTTTGATAGTAGATAATTACAAAAGGACCTTGTCCCTGCATTTTCTAAAAACATGTATAGGTTCATCACTCTCCCAAATTGCGCCTAATAAAGCCACACCATTCACTCCAAGATCGAAGACTTCCTGAATACGATGAGAATCAATTCCTCCCAAAGCAATCAGTTTTACATCCGGATTATTTCTTTGTTTTAAACTTTCAATAACTGTTGAATCAATTCCATATCCTTTTTTGGAAATACTGGGAAAGAATGGACTTATGAAAGCATATTCCCATTCTTTTTCCAGAGTATTATAAGTAGTGATCTCATGAACAGAAGTTGAAATTGTATTACCATTCATAAAAGGTTTGTATCTTCTTACTTTTCGGTCTTCTTCTCTAAAGTGTAATCTTGAAATTCCATAGTTTTTTCCAAGCTCATAATGATTATGCAGTACTAATTGAGCATAAAATGAAGGATCAATACTATCAATAAATTCAGTCATTTCTTGTGGGCTGGTCCAAGGTTTCCTGATATGAAGCAAATCAAGCCCATCATGAAACATTTGATTGATAATCTCTGATTCATTCGGAACTATGGTTTCAGGAGTGATGACGAGAATCATATATAAATTTCTTTTCCTTTTTCAATAAACTCTTGTGATTTGTCAAACATTCCTTTCTCTGCAGATTCACGAATTTCCTGTGTGATTTTCATAGAGCAGAATTTTGGCCCGCACATCGAACAGAAATGGGCAATTTTAGCTCCATCAGCAGGAAGCGTTTCGTCATGATAGGCTCTGGCGGTATCCGGATCTAACGAAAGGTTGAACTGATCTTCCCATCTG is a genomic window of Chryseobacterium nakagawai containing:
- the thiH gene encoding 2-iminoacetate synthase ThiH, producing the protein MNSFKEVFEEYQWDEIKGRLEKVTIFEVRNSLQKRHKTLDDFLNLLSPAASQELELMATMTRALTQKRFGKTIQLYAPLYLSNECQNICTYCGFSLDNNLKRKTLSNTELMIESSVLKSMRVNHVLLVSGEANKIVGVPYFQNAVRLLKPHFSNISIEVQPLEENEYRLLHEEGVHSVLVYQETYHQEVYKEYHPKGKKSNFHFRLDTPDRIGRAGIHKMGLGVLLGLEDWRVDSFFNALHIDYLQKQYWKSKFSVSFPRLRPAEGIIEPNFVMEDKDLLQLICAYRIWNEDLEISISTRENETFRNHIVALGATTMSAGSKTNPGGYAVDKESLEQFETSDERSMEEIKNMIRRSGYDPVMKDWDSVYSGV
- a CDS encoding thiamine phosphate synthase gives rise to the protein MEKLQYISQGYTKQEQEQNIRKALDNGIKWVQIRWKNAPENELIDLCETSKQLCSEYQSICIINDHVQLVKTIDADGVHLGLDDGSIQKARLVLGENKIIGGTANTISDVLQRMNESCDYIGLGPLRFTSTKEKLSPILGFEGYQEIIDQLGEKSIVIPKIFAIGGVHLKDIQQLQKIGIYGVAVSGQITNEPALVNEFKKAMIYA
- a CDS encoding thiazole synthase produces the protein MHNQKLIIADRTFESRLFLGTGKFGSLEDMAASVVASESNMVTMALKRIDAQSQEDELLGSLKGTNVHLLPNTSGARTAKEAVLAAQLAREALETNWVKLEIHPDPKYLLPDPIETLYATEELAKLGFVVMPYIHADPVLCKRLEDAGTAVVMPLGAPIGTNKGLRTLDFLEIIISQSKVPVVVDAGIGAPSEAAKAMEMGADAVLVNTAIAVARNPVNMAIAFKEGVIAGRRAFESGLGAIANHAEASSPLTSFLFE
- a CDS encoding thiamine phosphate synthase, which codes for MILVITPETIVPNESEIINQMFHDGLDLLHIRKPWTSPQEMTEFIDSIDPSFYAQLVLHNHYELGKNYGISRLHFREEDRKVRRYKPFMNGNTISTSVHEITTYNTLEKEWEYAFISPFFPSISKKGYGIDSTVIESLKQRNNPDVKLIALGGIDSHRIQEVFDLGVNGVALLGAIWESDEPIHVFRKCRDKVLL